A genomic region of Pseudomonas sp. KU43P contains the following coding sequences:
- a CDS encoding hydrolase, producing the protein MLIDHQKATLLAVDIQEKLIGAMSDPEGTRARARWLLAACADLELPTVISEQYPKGLGHTLPELLAVVPSAEVVEKTHFSCVAAQCLPDSLLAREQVIVCGMETHVCVLQTVLGLLGLGKQVFVVEDACDSRTPANKAAGLARMAQAGAQLVTREMVLFELLGNASHPQFRHISKTYMVGEQP; encoded by the coding sequence ATGTTGATCGATCACCAAAAGGCCACGCTGCTGGCCGTCGACATTCAGGAAAAACTCATCGGCGCCATGAGCGACCCCGAAGGTACCCGTGCACGCGCACGCTGGTTGCTGGCGGCTTGCGCCGACCTGGAATTGCCGACGGTGATTTCCGAGCAGTACCCCAAAGGCCTGGGGCACACGCTGCCTGAACTGCTCGCGGTCGTACCGAGCGCCGAGGTGGTGGAGAAAACCCATTTTTCCTGCGTGGCGGCCCAGTGCCTGCCCGACAGCCTGCTGGCGCGCGAACAGGTGATCGTCTGCGGCATGGAAACCCATGTGTGTGTACTGCAAACCGTGCTCGGCCTGCTGGGCCTGGGCAAGCAGGTGTTCGTGGTCGAGGACGCTTGCGACAGCCGTACCCCGGCCAACAAGGCCGCAGGACTGGCGCGCATGGCCCAGGCGGGCGCGCAGTTGGTGACCCGTGAAATGGTCCTGTTCGAACTGCTGGGCAATGCCAGCCATCCCCAGTTCCGCCACATCAGCAAGACCTACATGGTCGGTGAGCAGCCCTGA
- a CDS encoding endonuclease/exonuclease/phosphatase family protein, translating into MLRSLSDTEFNAELERLFRELFQLLTTAPTDAPHSAAYVSYHISSEFMRSSNWGEQADAAHGLTTLLQRLYNEPGIIAGLQSASREQSLAVLLRVYNIHHALIMSGLRSDHGPQRLDPSDALRLLRIAVTAAWGPWRASIELRGSITRYHRARLHDPGTGVQAIIGWQRGRNPPVQLRAATFNMQGTSATQTDKFRVHLLHRIRQHHVIALQEAGEPPTSARHEAQLSVSDQFGGAHEVNRWRWEVGTSGRPENYMLYYVEVGRQRVRVAMMVNSDVSVTGVTVVADGAQSPSGLLSPRPVLGLRIRLPGLRTDMTVYSFHAISGGGPNSPRVLRELVWHTATPFILLGDFNRDPREPTPDHPDSRNWITPQGIAQLVLAQGPTHPSNRPVYMLNYSLTSDLAQPPEPGQVLDLMDSDHRMVSFNFMLSD; encoded by the coding sequence TTGCTGCGCTCGCTCAGCGACACCGAATTCAATGCCGAACTTGAGCGCCTTTTTCGTGAGTTGTTTCAACTGCTGACCACAGCCCCAACCGATGCGCCTCATTCGGCGGCCTATGTCAGCTATCACATCTCCAGCGAGTTCATGCGCAGCAGCAACTGGGGTGAACAGGCAGATGCAGCACATGGCCTGACGACACTGTTGCAGCGTCTGTACAACGAGCCGGGCATCATTGCCGGCCTTCAGTCGGCAAGTCGTGAGCAGAGCCTGGCGGTGTTGCTGCGGGTGTACAACATCCATCACGCATTGATCATGTCCGGGCTGCGCAGCGACCATGGGCCGCAGAGGCTTGATCCCAGCGATGCATTGCGCCTGTTGCGAATTGCAGTCACCGCTGCCTGGGGGCCTTGGCGTGCGAGCATCGAACTGCGGGGAAGCATTACCCGTTACCACCGGGCACGGCTGCACGACCCAGGCACCGGTGTACAAGCGATAATCGGCTGGCAGCGCGGAAGAAACCCGCCTGTTCAATTACGGGCGGCAACCTTCAACATGCAAGGTACCTCGGCAACGCAGACCGACAAGTTCCGCGTTCATTTGCTACATCGAATTCGCCAGCACCATGTGATCGCGCTGCAGGAAGCGGGCGAGCCGCCAACCTCTGCCCGGCATGAGGCACAGCTCAGCGTGAGTGACCAGTTTGGTGGTGCTCATGAAGTCAATCGCTGGCGCTGGGAGGTCGGGACGTCCGGTCGCCCGGAGAACTACATGCTGTATTACGTGGAGGTCGGCAGGCAACGCGTGCGCGTGGCGATGATGGTGAACAGCGATGTGAGCGTGACGGGCGTGACGGTAGTCGCCGACGGTGCCCAGTCACCCTCGGGGCTGCTGTCGCCAAGGCCGGTGCTGGGGCTGCGCATTCGCTTGCCAGGGCTGCGTACCGATATGACCGTTTACAGTTTTCATGCCATTTCAGGCGGAGGCCCGAACAGCCCGAGAGTGCTGCGTGAATTGGTCTGGCACACGGCTACACCGTTCATCTTGCTGGGCGACTTCAACCGTGACCCTCGTGAGCCAACACCTGACCATCCCGACAGCAGGAACTGGATTACGCCACAGGGTATTGCCCAGCTAGTGTTGGCCCAGGGCCCAACCCACCCGAGCAATCGACCGGTGTACATGCTCAACTATTCGCTCACCTCTGACCTGGCGCAGCCGCCTGAGCCGGGACAAGTGCTGGATCTGATGGACTCGGACCATCGCATGGTGTCATTCAACTTCATGCTCTCTGACTGA
- a CDS encoding thioesterase II family protein, producing MTPLNLLCLPYSGASAMVYSRWRRKLPAWLQVRPVELPGRGARMAEPLHTDLQALARQLAAEQRLATAAPYALLGHSLGALLAFELAHELRALGCPPPVALFACGTAAPTRREGYDGKDWREPKSDEALKSELRALNGTPEEVLANDELMSLTLPILRADFLLCGRYAYRKRPALSCPLYVMGADADRASEAQLLAWRQESCGHFSLEMFPGGHFFIHEQEDAILETLTLRLQSALQAAPRVSVI from the coding sequence GTGACCCCCCTCAACCTGCTGTGCCTGCCGTATTCCGGTGCCAGCGCGATGGTCTACAGCCGCTGGCGGCGCAAGCTACCGGCCTGGCTGCAGGTGCGCCCGGTCGAGCTGCCCGGGCGCGGTGCGCGCATGGCCGAGCCGTTGCACACCGACCTGCAGGCCCTGGCCCGGCAACTGGCCGCCGAACAACGCCTGGCCACGGCCGCGCCCTATGCGCTGCTCGGCCACAGCCTGGGCGCGCTGCTGGCTTTCGAGCTGGCCCACGAGCTGCGCGCGTTGGGTTGTCCGCCACCGGTGGCGCTGTTCGCCTGCGGCACGGCGGCGCCAACCCGGCGTGAGGGCTATGACGGCAAAGACTGGCGCGAGCCGAAGAGCGATGAGGCGCTGAAAAGCGAGCTGCGCGCGCTCAATGGCACGCCGGAAGAAGTGCTGGCCAACGACGAACTGATGAGCCTGACCCTGCCCATCCTGCGCGCCGACTTCCTGCTCTGTGGCCGTTATGCCTATCGTAAGCGGCCCGCGTTGTCCTGCCCGCTGTATGTGATGGGCGCAGATGCTGACCGCGCCAGTGAGGCGCAACTGTTGGCCTGGAGGCAGGAAAGCTGCGGCCATTTCTCGTTGGAAATGTTCCCCGGTGGCCATTTCTTCATTCATGAACAGGAAGACGCAATCCTTGAGACATTGACCTTGCGCTTGCAATCCGCCCTTCAAGCAGCACCTCGGGTTTCTGTCATCTGA
- a CDS encoding MbtH family protein: MTSVFDRDDIQFQVVVNHEEQYSIWPDYKAIPNGWRAVGKSGLKKDCLAYIDEVWTDMRPLSLRQKMAEAAAQ; encoded by the coding sequence ATGACTTCCGTTTTCGACCGCGACGATATCCAGTTTCAGGTAGTGGTCAACCACGAAGAGCAATATTCCATCTGGCCCGACTACAAGGCGATCCCTAACGGCTGGCGCGCCGTGGGCAAGAGCGGTCTGAAGAAGGACTGCCTGGCCTACATCGATGAAGTCTGGACCGACATGCGCCCCTTGAGCCTGCGCCAGAAAATGGCCGAAGCCGCCGCCCAGTGA
- a CDS encoding LysR family transcriptional regulator, protein MNPYEDMRIFAQVMEAGSFTAAADRLGMSKQSVSRRLMQLEERLGVRLLNRSTRRLDATPLGQHYYQSALRLLGEVQQVEHDISGQAQALRGTLRLSAPLSFAMAHLGCLLTEFLQLHPQVDVEVDLSDRTVDLIGEGHDLALRIGALEDSSLIARRIASVERVYCASPGYLQTRGVPKRPEQLAGHDCLPYGHSRQVQWQFVRAGKAQAIAVTGRMRANNGELLRDAAIAGMGVTYLPTFIVGQALADGRLVTVLDDWAPAALQLSAVYPQHRQVARPVQGFVGFLRERLAVL, encoded by the coding sequence ATGAACCCTTACGAAGACATGCGCATCTTTGCCCAGGTGATGGAGGCGGGCAGTTTCACCGCCGCCGCCGACCGCCTGGGCATGTCCAAGCAGTCGGTCAGCCGGCGCCTGATGCAACTAGAGGAGCGGCTGGGCGTGCGCCTGCTCAACCGCTCCACCCGGCGCCTGGACGCCACGCCGCTGGGCCAGCACTACTACCAGTCGGCTTTGCGCCTGCTGGGCGAAGTGCAGCAGGTGGAGCACGACATCAGCGGCCAGGCCCAGGCGTTGCGTGGCACCTTGCGCCTGAGTGCGCCGCTGTCGTTCGCCATGGCGCACCTGGGCTGCCTGCTGACCGAGTTTCTGCAATTGCACCCGCAGGTGGATGTGGAGGTGGACCTCAGTGACCGCACCGTGGACCTGATCGGGGAGGGGCATGACCTGGCCTTGCGCATCGGGGCGCTGGAGGATTCGAGCCTGATTGCGCGGCGCATCGCCAGTGTCGAGCGGGTGTATTGTGCGAGCCCTGGATATCTTCAAACGCGCGGTGTGCCGAAGCGGCCCGAGCAACTGGCCGGGCATGACTGCCTGCCTTACGGGCATTCACGGCAGGTGCAGTGGCAGTTCGTTCGCGCTGGAAAGGCGCAGGCCATTGCCGTGACTGGGCGGATGCGTGCCAACAATGGCGAGCTGCTCAGGGACGCGGCGATAGCCGGGATGGGGGTGACCTATCTGCCGACCTTCATCGTTGGCCAGGCATTGGCCGATGGGCGTCTGGTGACGGTGCTGGATGACTGGGCACCGGCGGCGTTGCAGTTGTCGGCGGTGTATCCGCAACATCGGCAGGTGGCGAGGCCGGTGCAAGGGTTTGTGGGTTTTTTGCGCGAGCGGTTGGCGGTGCTTTAG
- a CDS encoding alpha/beta hydrolase, whose amino-acid sequence MNIVHKTLTASLLALSVSNAFAAGSPGVEQHTQAFLEALEHGGGKPLEQLSPKDARAVLTGAQRSVKVDLSGIEVQARSIQANGESIKLQIVRPANVKGELPVFMFFHGGGWVLGDFPTHQRLIRDLVVGSGAVAVYVDYTPSPEAQYPTAINQAYAATRWVAEHGKEIGVDGKRLAVAGNSVGGNMAAVVALKAKQAGTPKLKFQLLLWPVTDASFETESYKQFAEGHFLTTGMMKWFWDNYTLDTKAREQIYASPLRASSEQLEGLPPALVQTAEFDVLRDEGEAYARKLDAAGVTVTSVRYNGMIHDYGLLNPLSQVPAVKAAMRQAGTELKVHLH is encoded by the coding sequence ATGAACATTGTCCACAAGACCCTCACCGCCAGCCTCCTCGCCCTGTCCGTCTCCAATGCCTTCGCTGCCGGCAGCCCTGGCGTCGAGCAGCATACCCAGGCCTTCCTCGAAGCCCTGGAACACGGTGGCGGCAAGCCGCTGGAACAGCTCAGCCCGAAAGACGCCCGCGCCGTGCTGACCGGTGCCCAACGCTCGGTCAAGGTCGACCTCTCCGGCATCGAAGTCCAAGCGCGCTCCATTCAAGCCAACGGCGAGTCGATCAAGCTGCAGATCGTGCGTCCGGCCAATGTCAAAGGTGAGCTGCCGGTGTTCATGTTCTTCCACGGCGGTGGCTGGGTACTGGGCGATTTCCCGACCCACCAGCGGCTCATCCGCGACCTGGTGGTCGGCTCCGGTGCGGTGGCCGTCTATGTGGACTACACCCCTTCGCCGGAGGCCCAGTACCCCACCGCGATCAACCAAGCCTACGCCGCCACCCGCTGGGTAGCCGAGCACGGCAAGGAAATCGGCGTGGACGGCAAGCGCCTGGCCGTGGCCGGCAACAGCGTCGGCGGCAACATGGCGGCGGTGGTCGCCCTCAAAGCCAAGCAAGCCGGTACGCCAAAGCTGAAGTTCCAGTTACTGCTGTGGCCGGTGACCGATGCCAGTTTCGAGACCGAGTCGTACAAGCAGTTTGCCGAAGGGCACTTCCTGACCACCGGGATGATGAAGTGGTTCTGGGACAACTACACCCTGGATACCAAGGCACGCGAACAGATCTACGCCTCGCCACTGCGGGCCAGCAGCGAGCAGCTTGAGGGGTTGCCGCCAGCGCTGGTGCAAACGGCGGAGTTCGATGTGTTGCGGGATGAAGGTGAGGCGTATGCGCGCAAGTTGGATGCAGCTGGTGTGACCGTGACCTCGGTGCGGTACAACGGGATGATTCATGACTATGGGTTGCTCAACCCGTTGAGTCAGGTGCCGGCGGTAAAGGCAGCGATGAGGCAAGCGGGCACCGAACTTAAAGTACATCTGCACTGA
- a CDS encoding polymorphic toxin type 44 domain-containing protein, with protein sequence MARFRIQGKNQALHGDTTTTGAQCLASGTGFKGHGREALRLYDKTTPCPVCGEVGTIVEGVQNFVIQGQPAVVDGAMVACHCPAGRNRVLAMGGPGEAASPSATQHASQAATSGQSSLTAPIKPTLAEKTPKPVTCKDPDMMEQAADYIAGEMNRNITHPSVLKMKKLISFDEAEEIEKFQNLPWYARLFSLHFQTMKLGNTAAAMALWAERVGQDRPWDHKKTIRQQFGGVWQKQGEVDYFYDIRSNIHYGYVGRAGGLSESALLDGAGLEQIASDSIRKVQNWEERKGPHRSADIKGLRAWDDIGDRVAIIIGVKLYKQYPNGGITARMIVDEVLALPQSSWGDGTRDHLCN encoded by the coding sequence ATGGCACGCTTCAGGATCCAGGGCAAGAACCAGGCGCTGCACGGAGACACCACGACCACGGGAGCCCAGTGCCTGGCCAGCGGTACCGGGTTCAAAGGGCACGGGCGTGAAGCGTTGAGGCTTTATGACAAGACCACGCCGTGCCCTGTCTGTGGTGAAGTCGGCACGATCGTGGAGGGCGTACAAAACTTCGTCATTCAGGGCCAGCCGGCGGTGGTCGACGGGGCAATGGTAGCGTGTCATTGCCCGGCGGGCAGGAACCGGGTGCTGGCCATGGGCGGGCCTGGCGAAGCGGCAAGCCCCTCGGCGACACAGCATGCGAGCCAAGCGGCAACATCAGGTCAATCCAGCCTCACGGCCCCGATCAAACCTACGCTGGCAGAAAAGACGCCGAAGCCTGTCACTTGCAAAGACCCTGACATGATGGAACAGGCGGCCGACTATATCGCCGGGGAAATGAACCGCAACATCACACATCCATCCGTACTGAAGATGAAGAAGCTAATCAGCTTTGACGAGGCCGAGGAAATTGAAAAGTTTCAAAATCTCCCTTGGTACGCACGCCTTTTCTCCCTTCATTTCCAGACAATGAAGTTGGGTAACACTGCTGCTGCGATGGCGCTTTGGGCGGAGCGGGTTGGTCAAGACAGGCCATGGGATCATAAGAAAACCATCAGGCAACAATTCGGTGGGGTTTGGCAAAAGCAAGGTGAAGTTGACTACTTCTACGACATCAGGTCGAACATCCACTACGGCTATGTAGGGCGGGCGGGTGGCCTTTCTGAAAGCGCTCTTCTGGACGGCGCAGGGCTTGAGCAGATTGCATCAGACTCCATTCGGAAAGTTCAAAATTGGGAGGAGCGAAAAGGGCCTCACCGCTCCGCTGATATCAAAGGGCTGAGGGCCTGGGATGACATAGGTGATCGTGTCGCTATCATCATTGGCGTCAAACTGTACAAGCAGTATCCAAACGGCGGGATTACTGCAAGGATGATCGTGGATGAGGTGTTAGCATTGCCACAGTCAAGCTGGGGGGATGGCACACGTGATCACCTCTGCAACTAA
- a CDS encoding DUF1330 domain-containing protein, producing the protein MKAYWIAHVDVTDPEQYQQYTQRAPAAFAAFGGRFLARGGRSEAMEGRPTPQRSVVIEFDSYEQAVACYRSELYQDACSHRQGVAKAEVIIVEGFEA; encoded by the coding sequence ATGAAAGCCTATTGGATCGCCCATGTGGATGTGACCGACCCGGAGCAGTATCAGCAGTACACCCAGCGCGCGCCGGCGGCGTTCGCGGCGTTTGGCGGGCGGTTTCTGGCCAGGGGCGGGCGTAGCGAGGCGATGGAAGGGCGGCCGACGCCGCAGCGCAGTGTGGTGATCGAGTTCGATTCGTATGAGCAGGCAGTGGCCTGCTATCGGTCCGAGCTGTATCAGGACGCCTGTAGCCACCGGCAAGGGGTGGCGAAGGCTGAGGTGATCATCGTGGAAGGGTTCGAGGCTTGA
- the ribBA gene encoding bifunctional 3,4-dihydroxy-2-butanone-4-phosphate synthase/GTP cyclohydrolase II, translating to MAFNSIEELLEDYRQGKMVLLVDDEDRENEGDLLIAAERCDAQAINFMAREARGLICLTLTDEHCQRLGLEQMVPANGSVFSTAFTVSIEAATGVTTGISAADRARTVAAAMAPNARPEDLVQPGHIFPLRAREGGVLTRAGHTEAGCDLARLAGFSPASVIVEVLNDDGTMARRPDLEVFAAEHGIKIGTIADLIHYRLSTEQTIKRIGERELPTVHGTFRLVTYEDRIEGGVHMAMVMGDIRREQPTLVRVHVIDPLRDLVGAEYAGPANWTLWAALQKVAEEGAGVVVILANHESSQALLERVPQLTQPLRPYQRGQSKVYSEVGTGAQILQDLGVGKLRHLGPPLKYAGLAGYELEVVQSIPFEPGMVG from the coding sequence ATGGCATTCAACAGCATCGAAGAACTCCTCGAGGACTACCGGCAAGGCAAGATGGTGTTGCTGGTGGACGACGAAGACCGGGAAAACGAAGGCGACCTGTTGATCGCCGCCGAGCGCTGCGACGCCCAGGCCATCAACTTCATGGCCCGCGAAGCACGCGGCCTGATCTGCCTGACCCTGACCGACGAACACTGCCAGCGCCTGGGCCTGGAGCAGATGGTACCGGCCAATGGCAGCGTGTTCAGCACCGCCTTCACCGTCTCCATCGAAGCCGCCACGGGCGTCACCACCGGCATATCCGCCGCCGACCGGGCGCGGACCGTCGCTGCGGCCATGGCACCGAACGCCCGCCCCGAAGACCTGGTTCAGCCCGGCCACATCTTCCCACTGCGCGCCCGCGAAGGCGGCGTGCTGACTCGCGCCGGGCACACCGAGGCCGGTTGCGACCTGGCGCGCCTGGCCGGTTTCAGCCCGGCGTCGGTGATCGTCGAAGTGCTCAACGACGACGGCACCATGGCCCGGCGGCCGGACCTTGAAGTGTTCGCCGCCGAGCATGGCATCAAGATCGGCACCATCGCCGACCTCATCCACTACCGCCTGAGCACCGAGCAGACCATCAAGCGCATCGGCGAGCGCGAGCTGCCCACCGTGCATGGCACCTTCCGCCTGGTCACCTACGAAGACCGCATCGAAGGGGGCGTGCACATGGCCATGGTCATGGGCGATATCCGCCGCGAGCAGCCGACCCTGGTGCGCGTGCACGTGATCGACCCGCTGCGCGACCTGGTCGGGGCCGAGTATGCAGGGCCGGCCAACTGGACGTTGTGGGCGGCGCTGCAGAAGGTGGCCGAGGAAGGTGCCGGGGTGGTGGTGATCCTTGCCAACCATGAATCCTCGCAGGCACTGCTGGAGCGAGTACCGCAGCTTACCCAGCCGCTGCGGCCTTATCAGCGTGGGCAGTCGAAGGTGTATTCGGAGGTCGGCACTGGCGCGCAGATTCTGCAGGACCTGGGCGTGGGCAAGCTGCGCCACCTGGGCCCGCCGCTCAAATACGCGGGTTTGGCGGGGTATGAGCTGGAAGTGGTGCAGAGCATTCCGTTCGAGCCGGGGATGGTGGGCTAA
- a CDS encoding polyamine ABC transporter substrate-binding protein produces the protein MLLSKRVTAVLSASLLTLACQAVQAADSLNFVSWGGTTQDAQKEAWAVPFTKSTDIKVVQDGPTDYGKLKAMVESGNVQWDVVDVEADFALRAASEGLLEPLDFNTIQRDKIDPRFVSDHGVGSFFFSFVLGYNEGKLGANKPVDWTALFDTKTYPGKRALYKWPSPGVLELALLADGVAPDKLYPLDLDRAFKKLDTIKKDIVWWGGGAQSQQLLASGEASLGQFWNGRVYALQQDGAPVGVSWKQNLVMADFLVIPKGAKNKDAAMKFLANASSAEGQAEFANKTAYAPVNVDSVAKLDKDLAQNLPTAYAQDQVTLDFAYWAKNGQAIAARWNEWLVK, from the coding sequence ATGCTGTTGAGCAAACGTGTAACCGCAGTGCTGTCTGCCAGCCTGCTGACCCTGGCATGTCAGGCCGTCCAGGCCGCCGACAGCCTCAACTTCGTCAGCTGGGGCGGGACCACCCAGGACGCCCAGAAAGAAGCGTGGGCCGTACCCTTCACCAAATCGACCGACATCAAGGTCGTCCAGGACGGCCCTACCGACTACGGCAAGCTCAAAGCCATGGTCGAAAGCGGCAACGTGCAGTGGGACGTGGTCGACGTCGAAGCCGACTTCGCCCTGCGCGCCGCCAGCGAAGGCCTGCTCGAACCCCTCGATTTCAACACCATCCAACGCGACAAGATCGACCCGCGTTTCGTATCCGACCACGGCGTCGGTTCGTTCTTCTTCTCCTTCGTGCTCGGCTACAACGAAGGCAAGCTTGGCGCCAACAAGCCGGTCGACTGGACTGCGCTGTTCGACACCAAGACCTACCCAGGCAAGCGCGCCCTGTACAAATGGCCAAGCCCCGGTGTGCTGGAACTGGCCCTGCTGGCCGACGGCGTAGCCCCCGACAAGCTCTACCCGCTGGACCTGGACCGCGCCTTCAAGAAGCTCGACACCATCAAGAAAGACATCGTCTGGTGGGGCGGCGGCGCCCAGTCGCAGCAACTGCTGGCTTCCGGTGAAGCGTCGCTCGGCCAGTTCTGGAACGGCCGCGTCTACGCGCTGCAGCAAGACGGCGCGCCCGTCGGCGTGAGCTGGAAGCAGAATTTGGTCATGGCCGATTTCCTGGTCATCCCCAAAGGTGCCAAGAACAAGGACGCGGCCATGAAGTTCCTGGCCAACGCCAGCAGTGCCGAAGGCCAGGCCGAGTTCGCCAACAAGACCGCCTACGCTCCGGTGAACGTCGACAGCGTGGCCAAGCTGGACAAGGACCTTGCGCAGAACCTGCCGACGGCCTATGCCCAGGACCAGGTCACCCTGGACTTCGCCTACTGGGCGAAGAATGGCCAGGCCATCGCGGCACGCTGGAATGAGTGGCTGGTGAAATGA
- a CDS encoding ABC transporter permease: protein MKVAINALHNAQGAPTGAGAPGAAPRREPMSRRWKGSRNLLPALLFLGLFFFAPLIGLLLRGVLEPVPGLGNYEQLFANSAYARVLFNTFSVAGVVTLISVLLGFPLAWAITLVPKGWGRWLLNIVLLSMWTSLLARTYSWLVLLQSSGVINKVLMALGIIDAPLEMVHNLTGVVIGMSYIMIPFIVLPLQATMHAIDPMVLQAGSICGASPWTNFWKVFLPLCRSGLFSGALMVFVMSLGYYVTPALLGGAQNMMLPEFIIQQVQSFLNWGLASAAAALLVVITLVLFYLYLKLQPESPVGNAR, encoded by the coding sequence ATGAAAGTCGCCATCAACGCCCTGCACAACGCGCAAGGTGCCCCCACGGGCGCCGGCGCCCCGGGAGCGGCCCCTCGCCGCGAACCGATGAGCCGCCGCTGGAAAGGCAGCCGCAACCTGCTGCCGGCCCTGTTGTTCCTCGGCCTGTTCTTCTTCGCGCCGCTGATCGGCCTGCTGCTGCGCGGCGTGCTGGAGCCGGTGCCGGGGCTGGGCAACTACGAGCAACTGTTCGCCAACTCGGCCTATGCACGGGTGCTGTTCAACACCTTCTCGGTGGCCGGCGTGGTCACCCTGATCAGCGTGCTGCTGGGCTTCCCGCTGGCCTGGGCGATCACCCTGGTGCCCAAGGGCTGGGGCCGCTGGCTGCTGAACATCGTGCTGCTGTCGATGTGGACCAGCCTGCTGGCGCGCACCTACTCGTGGCTGGTGCTGCTGCAGAGCTCGGGGGTGATCAACAAGGTGCTGATGGCCCTGGGCATCATCGATGCCCCGCTGGAGATGGTGCACAACCTCACCGGCGTGGTGATCGGCATGAGCTACATCATGATCCCGTTCATCGTGCTGCCGCTGCAGGCGACCATGCACGCCATCGACCCGATGGTGCTGCAGGCCGGTTCCATCTGCGGCGCCAGCCCCTGGACCAACTTCTGGAAGGTGTTCCTGCCGCTGTGCCGCTCGGGGCTGTTCTCCGGGGCGCTGATGGTGTTCGTGATGTCGCTCGGTTACTACGTGACCCCGGCCCTGCTCGGCGGTGCGCAGAACATGATGCTGCCCGAATTCATCATCCAGCAGGTGCAGTCGTTCCTCAACTGGGGCCTGGCCAGCGCCGCCGCCGCACTGCTGGTGGTCATCACCCTGGTGCTCTTCTACCTGTACCTGAAGCTGCAGCCGGAATCCCCGGTCGGCAACGCGAGGTAA
- a CDS encoding ABC transporter permease: protein MLLSPNAMGRPLRTGLYLTTGVIAAFLLLPVVFIVLLSFGSSQWLVFPPPGWTLKWYAQFFANPEWMDAALASLKVALLTTLFAVLLGLPTAFALVRGRFPGREMLYGLFTMPMIVPLVIIAVAVYALFLKLGYTGTLFAFVVSHVIVALPFTIISIINSLKLFDQSIEDAAVICGASRLQAIFKVTFPAIRPGMIAGGLFAFLVSWDEVVLSVMMASPDLQTLPVKMWTTLRQDLSPVIAVASTLLIGLSLLVMVIAAALRRRTEVNA, encoded by the coding sequence ATGCTGCTTTCACCCAATGCCATGGGCCGCCCGCTGCGCACGGGCCTGTACCTGACCACCGGGGTCATCGCCGCCTTCCTGCTGCTGCCGGTGGTGTTCATCGTGCTGCTGTCGTTCGGCTCGTCCCAGTGGCTGGTGTTCCCGCCACCGGGCTGGACCCTCAAGTGGTACGCACAGTTCTTCGCCAACCCGGAGTGGATGGACGCCGCCCTGGCCAGCCTCAAGGTGGCCTTGCTGACCACCCTGTTCGCCGTGCTGCTGGGCCTGCCCACCGCCTTCGCCCTGGTGCGAGGCCGCTTCCCCGGCCGCGAGATGCTCTACGGCCTGTTCACCATGCCGATGATCGTGCCGCTGGTGATCATCGCGGTGGCGGTGTACGCGCTGTTTCTCAAGCTGGGCTATACCGGCACGCTGTTCGCCTTCGTGGTCAGCCACGTGATCGTCGCCCTGCCCTTCACCATCATCTCGATCATCAACTCGCTGAAGCTGTTCGACCAGTCGATCGAGGATGCCGCAGTGATCTGCGGCGCATCGCGCCTGCAGGCGATCTTCAAGGTGACCTTCCCGGCCATTCGCCCGGGGATGATCGCTGGCGGCCTGTTCGCCTTCCTGGTGTCGTGGGACGAGGTGGTGCTGAGCGTGATGATGGCCAGCCCCGACCTGCAGACCCTGCCGGTAAAAATGTGGACCACCCTGCGCCAGGACCTGAGCCCGGTGATCGCCGTCGCCTCGACGCTGCTGATCGGCCTTTCGCTACTGGTCATGGTCATTGCCGCCGCCTTGCGCCGGCGCACCGAAGTCAACGCTTGA